A genome region from Proteus vulgaris includes the following:
- a CDS encoding helix-turn-helix transcriptional regulator — MSSSQHRHDRLAQRLTFIITQLFKGETLSLKGLAQEFNVSVRTLQRDFNERLIYLDLDYKAGCYWLAKSQRFFRTDKDILQFASMTSMVPFFPSLDRKLISVLLDSEEAPPYLIYHEAPQHSPSLFGAFAVLTQAIIDKRCIQFLYCDTTVKGIAPYKLIYFDGHWYFCGVKVRNKTIQVFYLKEMSDVFVTQHTFIKQQEVEQLIQQPQFIMALPHFHYIKTLMMSS; from the coding sequence ATGTCATCATCTCAACATCGGCATGACCGTTTGGCACAACGGTTGACCTTTATTATTACCCAGTTGTTTAAAGGAGAAACCTTATCCTTAAAAGGATTAGCACAAGAATTTAATGTGTCAGTACGCACTTTACAACGTGACTTTAATGAACGGCTTATTTATCTCGATTTGGACTATAAAGCAGGATGTTATTGGTTAGCGAAATCACAACGTTTTTTTAGAACCGATAAAGACATTCTACAATTTGCGTCGATGACGAGCATGGTGCCGTTTTTTCCTTCATTGGATAGAAAGCTTATTTCGGTGTTATTGGACTCTGAGGAAGCACCGCCTTATCTGATTTATCATGAGGCTCCTCAGCATTCGCCTTCGTTGTTTGGGGCATTTGCAGTATTAACTCAAGCCATTATTGATAAACGCTGTATTCAGTTCTTGTATTGCGATACCACGGTAAAAGGTATCGCACCGTACAAACTGATTTATTTTGACGGTCATTGGTATTTTTGTGGTGTGAAAGTGAGAAATAAAACCATACAGGTTTTTTATCTTAAAGAGATGAGTGATGTGTTTGTCACTCAACACACTTTTATTAAACAACAGGAGGTAGAGCAATTAATACAGCAACCGCAGTTTATAATGGCACTTCCTCATTTTCATTATATCAAAACACTTATGATGTCTTCTTAA
- a CDS encoding DUF3944 domain-containing protein, producing MANYRIDADLSFIGQCSNEDLSLLLSVLTHDIKDGEKRWSETLTNTPEYQLFYPDHQKYWPAICAELQTYGANSLVSLFRGNKGVLYREILTDVCDKLEVSYAKNSETETIELNLLLKVFEKSLGKMTEEELKTLAQELQLNLTNPTPQLVLIAMQAAIRTSGFAALELATLSAISVINALGGVATVGTLFVAQRALSFVAGPIGLALSSAWLLSDIAGPAYRVTVPACIIVAYLRQKHLSCD from the coding sequence ATGGCGAACTATCGTATTGATGCAGACTTATCTTTTATTGGGCAATGCAGTAATGAAGACTTATCATTACTGTTATCGGTATTAACACACGATATTAAAGACGGTGAAAAACGTTGGTCTGAAACGTTAACCAATACCCCTGAATATCAACTCTTTTATCCTGACCATCAAAAGTATTGGCCTGCCATTTGTGCAGAATTACAAACTTATGGTGCTAACAGTTTAGTGAGTTTATTTCGTGGCAATAAAGGCGTGTTGTATCGTGAGATATTAACCGATGTTTGTGATAAGTTGGAGGTGAGTTACGCTAAAAATAGTGAAACAGAAACCATTGAATTAAATCTTTTATTAAAAGTTTTTGAGAAAAGCTTAGGCAAAATGACAGAGGAGGAGTTAAAAACACTGGCTCAAGAATTACAATTAAATCTCACCAATCCCACCCCTCAACTGGTGTTAATTGCCATGCAGGCAGCCATTAGAACATCGGGTTTTGCCGCCTTAGAACTTGCAACCTTATCGGCTATCAGTGTGATTAATGCCTTAGGTGGTGTTGCTACCGTTGGTACGCTCTTTGTTGCTCAACGCGCACTGTCGTTTGTCGCTGGTCCTATTGGTCTCGCTCTCAGTTCGGCTTGGTTACTGTCTGATATCGCCGGACCTGCCTATCGTGTCACGGTGCCGGCGTGCATTATCGTGGCTTATTTACGTCAAAAACACCTTTCTTGTGACTAA